One Frankia alni ACN14a DNA window includes the following coding sequences:
- a CDS encoding amidohydrolase family protein, with product MGQRLVLVSADGHTGAPPQAYRDYIEPEFLGDLDRLTAENDEWLNVVITAAGSSDETLEVIDGRRAIRTGGELGAFDLARRVRELDAEGVAGELLLSGHQMCTLPFFGVVNNPYPPRLRAAGTRAYHRWLADAMATAPGRFYGIAEAGPCLDLAATVAELAWVAEHGFVGVLLPGMVADPALPPLHDAYYDPFWAACARLGLVVTVHAGWGGVQGQFQAFLRQVHEAMGGAGEIDLNLQQRLREQLDARADSPLQLDLGPRRAMWQLMLGGVFDRYPDLRLALTEVRADWLPPTLARLDERAARAGGALKRTPSEYFRRNCVVIPSSPHRAEIEMRHEIGVGRLLFGVDFPHPEGTWPNTHDWIRAAFAGVPEGEARAILGENAVDVFGLDRAALARAAARVGPRPEEVLGEHDVDPRLLAHFHKRSGYARPAEDVDLAAVDHAWDDDLVALAPDS from the coding sequence ATGGGACAGCGATTGGTCCTCGTCTCCGCCGACGGTCACACCGGAGCTCCCCCGCAGGCCTACCGCGACTACATCGAGCCGGAGTTCCTCGGCGACCTCGACCGCCTGACGGCGGAGAACGACGAGTGGCTGAACGTGGTGATCACCGCCGCCGGCTCGTCCGACGAGACGCTCGAGGTGATCGACGGCCGCCGCGCCATCCGCACCGGCGGCGAGCTCGGCGCGTTCGACCTGGCCCGGCGGGTGCGGGAGCTCGACGCCGAGGGCGTCGCCGGCGAGCTGCTGCTGTCCGGCCACCAGATGTGCACGCTGCCGTTCTTCGGCGTCGTGAACAACCCCTATCCGCCGCGGCTGCGCGCGGCCGGCACCCGCGCATACCACCGCTGGCTGGCGGACGCGATGGCCACCGCGCCCGGCCGGTTCTACGGCATCGCGGAGGCGGGGCCGTGCCTGGACCTGGCGGCGACCGTCGCCGAGCTGGCGTGGGTCGCCGAGCACGGCTTCGTCGGCGTCCTGCTGCCCGGCATGGTCGCCGACCCCGCGCTGCCGCCGCTGCACGACGCGTACTACGACCCGTTCTGGGCGGCCTGCGCCCGCCTCGGGCTGGTCGTGACCGTGCACGCCGGCTGGGGCGGGGTGCAGGGCCAGTTCCAGGCGTTCCTGCGGCAGGTGCACGAGGCGATGGGCGGTGCCGGCGAGATCGACCTGAACCTGCAGCAGCGGCTGCGCGAGCAACTCGACGCGCGCGCCGACTCGCCCCTGCAGCTCGACCTGGGGCCGCGCCGGGCCATGTGGCAGCTCATGCTGGGCGGGGTGTTCGACCGCTACCCGGACCTGCGCCTGGCCCTGACCGAGGTGCGGGCCGACTGGCTGCCGCCGACGCTCGCGCGCCTCGACGAGCGCGCCGCCCGCGCGGGTGGTGCCCTGAAGCGGACGCCGAGCGAGTACTTCCGCCGCAACTGCGTGGTGATCCCCTCCTCGCCCCACCGCGCCGAGATCGAGATGCGCCATGAGATCGGCGTGGGGCGGCTGCTGTTCGGCGTCGACTTCCCGCACCCGGAGGGGACCTGGCCGAACACCCACGACTGGATCCGCGCCGCCTTCGCCGGCGTGCCCGAGGGGGAGGCCCGGGCGATCCTCGGCGAGAACGCCGTCGACGTCTTCGGCCTCGACCGGGCGGCGCTGGCCCGCGCGGCCGCCCGCGTCGGCCCGCGGCCCGAGGAGGTGCTCGGCGAGCACGACGTCGACCCGCGCCTGCTCGCCCACTTCCACAAGCGCTCCGGGTACGCCCGCCCGGCCGAGGACGTCGACCTGGCCGCCGTGGACCACGCCTGGGACGACGACCTCGTCGCCCTCGCCCCCGACAGCTGA
- a CDS encoding ABC transporter permease subunit gives MTEVFRFAALGVGAGALYALAAVGLVLVHRGSGVVNFAQGAMGMVGAYVYFEGRGADLPDAVSVVLGLLAAAVLGAAFHLLILRRMRGASGLARIVATLALLVVLQSVAVLRYGDLPKVIPSMLPIRPVSVFGAQIGRDRLYILAIVVVLTAALWAVYRFTRFGVATSAVAENSRSAAALGVSPDLIGAANWAIGAALGALAAILLAPITGLGPANLTYLVIPVLAAAVVGRFASFPITLAAGLVIGIGQSEVTRYVTAPGLATAIPFVLVAVVLLARGRTTAGKGDSFGRMPRLGAGRPHRLATAVAVLAAVACIWWLLPAAWVNALGLQMIVGVILLSFVVVTGYAGQVSLVQIGFAGVGALMTAWLVADHGWPFWLAAVAGVLAVVPVGIVVGLGGLRTRGVHLAILTLGLAISLEAVVFGNPRYTGGTEGYQVGAIRVAGLAVDALSFPKRYASLVLAVLVVVALAIVNLRRSRAGRRLIAVRTNERAAAALGISVVGAKLYAFVLGGMIASLGGILLAFHDPVPSFGAFAGLQSVTALQNAVLGGVGATTGPLVGSSFAPETLGQQIFSFLGAKVALYLALASGVGLLFMLTSAPDGLVFLRHRADDRLRALLSERVPRRLAGFAARRRRATTPAPEPATSEVGGAAGREQHRVPPLALELRGVSVRFGGVAALRELSLRVRPGEIVGLIGPNGAGKSTTIDAITGFTTLAGGEVRLGETRIDGWSRERRARAGLGRSFQSLELFEDLTVLENLQSACDRRDSLAYVTNLVVPDRGRLTPAAWAAVADFGLAPFLDTPVQDLGYAHRRMLAVARAVAGGHSVLLLDEPAAGLGDAQTRELGAVLRRLADERGMAVFLVEHNVDMVLRTCDRVYALDFGSLIGAGTPAEISGLPAVVDAYLGTARFRADGAPTDGAPTDGAPSDLTPDVALRRQTA, from the coding sequence ATGACCGAGGTATTCAGATTCGCCGCGCTCGGTGTGGGCGCCGGCGCGCTGTACGCACTGGCCGCCGTCGGACTCGTCCTGGTGCACCGCGGGTCCGGCGTGGTCAACTTCGCCCAGGGCGCGATGGGCATGGTCGGCGCCTACGTCTACTTCGAGGGCCGCGGGGCCGACCTGCCCGACGCCGTCTCGGTGGTGCTCGGGCTGCTCGCCGCCGCCGTGCTCGGCGCGGCGTTCCACCTGCTGATCCTGCGCCGGATGCGGGGGGCGTCCGGCCTCGCCCGGATCGTCGCGACCCTCGCCCTGCTGGTGGTGCTGCAGTCGGTGGCGGTGCTGCGTTACGGGGACCTGCCGAAGGTGATCCCGTCGATGCTGCCGATCAGGCCGGTCAGTGTGTTCGGGGCGCAGATCGGCCGGGACCGCCTCTACATCCTCGCCATCGTCGTGGTGCTCACCGCCGCGCTGTGGGCCGTCTACCGGTTCACCCGGTTCGGCGTGGCGACGAGCGCGGTGGCGGAGAACTCCCGGTCGGCCGCGGCCCTGGGCGTCTCGCCGGATCTCATCGGGGCGGCGAACTGGGCGATCGGCGCTGCCCTCGGCGCGCTCGCGGCGATCCTGCTCGCGCCGATCACCGGACTCGGGCCCGCAAACCTCACCTACCTCGTCATCCCGGTGCTGGCCGCGGCGGTGGTGGGACGGTTCGCGTCGTTCCCGATCACTCTCGCCGCGGGCCTGGTGATCGGGATCGGGCAGTCCGAGGTGACGCGGTACGTCACCGCCCCCGGTCTGGCCACCGCCATCCCGTTCGTCCTGGTCGCGGTGGTGCTGCTCGCCCGCGGGCGGACGACCGCCGGGAAGGGTGACAGCTTCGGCCGGATGCCCCGGCTGGGCGCCGGCCGTCCGCACCGGCTCGCGACGGCAGTCGCGGTGCTCGCGGCGGTGGCGTGCATCTGGTGGCTGCTGCCCGCCGCGTGGGTCAACGCGCTCGGCCTGCAGATGATCGTCGGCGTCATCCTGCTGTCCTTCGTGGTGGTCACCGGGTACGCCGGTCAGGTCTCCCTCGTCCAGATCGGCTTCGCCGGGGTCGGGGCGCTGATGACGGCCTGGCTGGTGGCCGACCACGGCTGGCCGTTCTGGCTCGCCGCCGTCGCCGGCGTGCTCGCCGTCGTGCCGGTCGGGATCGTGGTGGGCCTCGGCGGGCTGCGCACCCGCGGGGTCCACCTCGCGATTCTCACCCTGGGACTGGCGATCTCGCTGGAGGCCGTCGTGTTCGGCAACCCCCGCTACACCGGCGGGACGGAGGGCTACCAGGTCGGCGCCATCCGCGTGGCCGGGCTGGCGGTCGACGCGCTGAGCTTCCCGAAGCGGTACGCGAGCCTCGTGCTCGCCGTCCTCGTCGTCGTCGCCCTGGCGATCGTCAACCTGCGCCGGTCCCGCGCCGGGCGGCGGCTGATCGCGGTGCGGACCAACGAGCGCGCCGCCGCGGCGCTCGGCATCTCGGTGGTCGGCGCGAAGCTCTACGCCTTCGTCCTGGGCGGGATGATCGCCTCGCTCGGCGGCATCCTGCTGGCGTTCCACGATCCGGTGCCGAGTTTCGGCGCCTTCGCGGGCCTGCAGTCGGTGACGGCCCTGCAGAACGCCGTCCTCGGCGGCGTCGGGGCCACCACGGGGCCGCTGGTGGGCAGCTCGTTCGCCCCGGAGACCCTCGGCCAGCAGATCTTCAGCTTCCTCGGCGCGAAGGTGGCGCTCTACCTGGCGCTGGCCAGCGGGGTCGGGCTGCTGTTCATGCTGACCTCCGCGCCCGACGGCCTGGTGTTCCTGCGCCACCGCGCCGACGACCGGCTGCGCGCGCTGCTGTCCGAGCGCGTTCCCCGGCGGCTGGCCGGGTTCGCGGCACGCAGGCGGCGGGCGACCACCCCCGCACCCGAGCCCGCCACGTCCGAGGTCGGGGGGGCGGCGGGACGGGAGCAGCATCGCGTCCCGCCGCTCGCGCTGGAGCTGCGCGGGGTGTCGGTGCGCTTCGGCGGCGTCGCCGCGCTGCGCGAGCTGAGCCTGCGGGTGCGTCCCGGCGAGATCGTGGGCCTGATCGGGCCGAACGGCGCCGGCAAGAGCACGACGATCGACGCGATCACGGGTTTCACCACCCTGGCCGGCGGCGAGGTGCGGCTCGGCGAGACGCGCATCGACGGCTGGAGCCGCGAACGGCGGGCGCGGGCGGGGCTCGGCCGGTCGTTCCAGTCCCTGGAGCTGTTCGAGGACCTCACCGTCCTGGAGAACCTGCAGAGCGCCTGCGACCGCCGGGACAGCCTCGCCTACGTCACCAACCTGGTCGTCCCGGACCGCGGCCGGCTCACCCCGGCCGCCTGGGCCGCGGTCGCCGACTTCGGGCTCGCGCCGTTCCTCGACACACCGGTCCAGGACCTCGGCTACGCCCACCGGCGGATGCTCGCGGTGGCCCGCGCCGTGGCGGGCGGCCACAGCGTCCTGCTGCTCGACGAGCCGGCGGCCGGGCTCGGTGACGCCCAGACCCGCGAGCTCGGAGCGGTGCTGCGCCGGCTCGCCGACGAGCGCGGGATGGCCGTCTTCCTCGTCGAGCACAACGTCGACATGGTGCTGCGCACCTGTGACCGCGTCTACGCGCTCGACTTCGGGTCGCTGATCGGCGCGGGCACGCCGGCCGAGATCAGCGGCCTGCCGGCCGTCGTCGACGCCTACCTCGGCACCGCCCGGTTCCGTGCCGACGGCGCGCCCACCGACGGCGCGCCCACCGACGGCGCACCCAGCGATCTGACACCCGACGTGGCTCTGAGGAGGCAAACGGCATGA
- a CDS encoding SDR family NAD(P)-dependent oxidoreductase produces MPDNLVGKTAIVTGGSSGIGLASAEAFVAEGAHVVIGDIQDERGRAAAERLGDAALYVHTDVSDDDQVANLVDTAVRHFGGLDIMFNNASGAGDQAGLVDLGPDGLDRSLRLIVGSAVSGHRHAARVFIEQGRGGSIITTSSGSGLRGGLGQPSYTIGKHAVIGVVRHAAAELGRHGIRSNAICPGITMTPVLGMGIARDRRPAFMEHLAEALRDEQPAGRVGQPEDIAAAVVFLASDLSRFVNGVILPVDGGADAVSLGRYSEITAAVRADFGGR; encoded by the coding sequence ATGCCGGACAACCTGGTGGGCAAGACGGCGATCGTCACCGGCGGCAGCAGCGGCATCGGGCTGGCCAGCGCCGAGGCGTTCGTCGCCGAGGGCGCGCACGTGGTCATCGGCGACATCCAGGACGAGCGCGGCCGGGCCGCCGCTGAGCGGCTCGGCGACGCCGCGCTCTACGTCCACACGGACGTCTCCGACGACGACCAGGTCGCCAATCTGGTGGATACCGCGGTGCGGCACTTCGGCGGGCTGGACATCATGTTCAACAACGCCAGCGGTGCCGGCGACCAGGCCGGGCTCGTCGATCTCGGGCCGGACGGGCTCGACCGGTCGCTGCGCCTCATCGTCGGCTCGGCCGTCTCCGGGCACCGCCACGCCGCCCGGGTGTTCATCGAGCAGGGCCGCGGCGGCTCGATCATCACCACGAGCAGCGGTTCGGGGCTGCGCGGAGGCCTGGGCCAGCCGAGCTACACGATCGGCAAGCACGCCGTCATCGGCGTGGTGCGCCATGCCGCGGCCGAGCTCGGCCGGCACGGCATCCGCTCCAACGCGATCTGCCCCGGCATCACCATGACGCCGGTGCTGGGCATGGGCATCGCCCGGGACCGCCGGCCGGCCTTCATGGAGCACCTCGCCGAGGCGCTGCGCGACGAGCAGCCGGCCGGCCGGGTCGGGCAGCCCGAGGACATCGCCGCGGCCGTGGTGTTCCTGGCCAGCGACCTGTCCCGGTTCGTCAACGGGGTGATCCTGCCGGTCGACGGCGGTGCCGACGCGGTGAGCCTGGGCCGCTACTCCGAGATCACCGCCGCCGTCCGGGCGGACTTCGGCGGCCGCTGA
- a CDS encoding tannase/feruloyl esterase family alpha/beta hydrolase translates to MDVDGKIEVASYIPADSFFGSPYIDSDVWRESPLPHRHVHGGFQDTDTRFTFYFPTEDSYDGRLFHPLEGAHAGHEDAFGGPMGDVIGGLVLISRLGGYMVESNSGHIGDDIDPRGGDDPTLYGHRASVETARFSKHVAAQVYGAPPHHAYVWGGSGGGRRSPLCLEYGTGVYDGALPFMGGGEIAEHGVSTLMKGAQVMAFASMFNVQRLLRRQAAGVIDATRPGGSGDPYAGLTTHQREELANLYQLGYPRGDEFMIFSPMGQIWLWSSIADRLATEDAEYFEAFWTKPGYVGHDAPDAVAEDLLDVTTTVSRVVTGGELLSDPAYAGPEFAGLRVMASLMSAGPDLPMAIEVEGLGDGYRLGAGLKLLSGKAKGRQLYCMGHAGELLSADGVAEANLLRFRDVEVGDEIHVDNRRFLAFCYYYRHHLMAEPAFDFLRPDGRPIYPQNRVPTMSPLMGVAYSGQYEGKLLWVHHTHDASLWPPQGLVYEAAVRAVRGPEAAAERFRLRWTENAEHIPPAYLPSAPDRATSTWLIDYLPVIEQSLLDLVAWVEQGVEPAGSRYEFRDGRVVLPASAAERGGIQPVVVATVDGGERADVAAGTAVTLRVDAEVPPGAGTIVAVEWDLDGSGAFADPADVVGTPTAVSLTRTVSYPTPGTRFATARVWSHRDGDRDAVHRRIPNVASVRIVVT, encoded by the coding sequence ATGGACGTGGACGGAAAGATCGAGGTAGCCTCCTACATTCCCGCAGACTCATTCTTCGGCTCGCCCTACATCGACTCGGACGTCTGGCGCGAGAGCCCCTTACCCCACCGTCACGTACACGGTGGTTTTCAGGACACCGACACCCGCTTCACGTTCTACTTCCCCACCGAGGACTCCTACGACGGCCGCCTGTTCCACCCGCTGGAGGGCGCGCACGCCGGCCACGAGGACGCCTTCGGCGGCCCGATGGGCGACGTGATCGGCGGGTTGGTGCTCATCTCCCGGCTCGGCGGCTACATGGTCGAGTCGAACTCCGGCCACATCGGCGACGACATCGATCCCCGCGGCGGCGACGACCCGACGCTCTACGGCCACCGCGCCAGCGTCGAGACCGCCCGGTTCTCGAAGCACGTCGCCGCCCAGGTGTACGGCGCCCCGCCCCACCACGCCTACGTCTGGGGCGGCAGCGGCGGCGGGCGGCGCTCCCCGCTGTGCCTGGAGTACGGCACCGGCGTCTACGACGGCGCGCTGCCGTTCATGGGCGGCGGCGAGATCGCCGAGCACGGTGTCAGCACGCTCATGAAGGGCGCCCAGGTGATGGCCTTCGCGTCCATGTTCAACGTGCAGCGCCTGCTGCGCCGCCAGGCCGCCGGTGTCATCGACGCGACGCGGCCGGGCGGCAGCGGCGACCCCTACGCCGGGCTGACCACGCACCAGCGCGAGGAGCTCGCCAACCTCTACCAGCTCGGCTACCCCCGCGGCGACGAGTTCATGATCTTTTCGCCGATGGGCCAGATCTGGCTGTGGTCGTCCATCGCCGACCGGCTCGCCACCGAGGACGCCGAGTACTTCGAGGCCTTCTGGACGAAGCCCGGCTACGTCGGCCACGACGCGCCGGACGCCGTCGCCGAGGACCTCCTCGACGTCACCACGACCGTGAGCCGGGTCGTCACCGGCGGCGAGCTGCTGAGCGACCCCGCCTACGCCGGCCCGGAGTTCGCCGGCCTGCGGGTCATGGCGTCGCTGATGAGCGCGGGGCCCGATCTGCCCATGGCGATCGAGGTCGAGGGACTCGGCGACGGCTACCGCCTCGGCGCGGGCCTGAAGCTGCTCAGCGGGAAGGCCAAGGGGCGTCAGCTCTACTGCATGGGCCACGCCGGCGAGCTGCTCAGCGCCGACGGCGTCGCCGAGGCCAACCTGCTGCGCTTCCGCGACGTCGAGGTCGGCGACGAGATCCACGTCGACAACCGCCGGTTCCTGGCGTTCTGCTACTACTACCGCCACCACCTGATGGCCGAGCCGGCGTTCGACTTCCTGCGCCCCGACGGGCGCCCGATCTACCCGCAGAACCGGGTCCCCACGATGTCGCCGCTGATGGGCGTGGCCTACTCGGGCCAGTACGAGGGGAAGCTGCTGTGGGTCCACCACACCCACGACGCCTCGCTGTGGCCGCCGCAGGGCCTCGTCTACGAGGCGGCGGTGCGCGCCGTGCGGGGGCCCGAGGCCGCCGCCGAGCGGTTCCGCCTGCGCTGGACCGAGAACGCCGAGCACATTCCGCCGGCGTACCTGCCCTCGGCGCCGGACCGGGCCACCTCGACGTGGCTCATCGACTACCTGCCCGTCATCGAGCAGAGCCTGCTCGACCTGGTCGCCTGGGTGGAGCAGGGGGTCGAGCCGGCCGGTTCGCGCTACGAGTTCCGCGACGGGCGGGTCGTGCTGCCGGCGTCCGCGGCCGAGCGCGGCGGCATCCAGCCGGTGGTGGTGGCGACGGTGGACGGCGGCGAGCGGGCCGACGTGGCGGCGGGCACTGCGGTCACCCTGCGGGTGGACGCCGAGGTGCCGCCGGGGGCCGGCACGATCGTCGCGGTCGAGTGGGACCTCGACGGCTCGGGTGCGTTCGCCGACCCGGCCGACGTCGTCGGCACCCCGACCGCCGTGAGCCTGACCAGGACGGTCTCCTACCCCACGCCGGGCACCCGGTTCGCGACCGCCCGGGTGTGGTCGCACCGCGACGGCGACCGCGACGCCGTGCACCGCCGCATCCCGAACGTCGCCTCCGTGCGGATCGTCGTGACCTGA
- a CDS encoding ABC transporter ATP-binding protein: MTTTSGIPAPQPVGNVGLSSERPSPPRLETRDLSVGYGSTPVVHDLNLVLRPGEVVALLGVNGAGKTTTVRALAGELRPLRGEVLFDGRRTTAPLHRRARGGLRYITEERSVFMDLSAADNLRLGGGERERCLELFPELAPLLPRRAGLLSGGEQQMLTLARALAADPRVLLADELSLGLAPLVLERLLLAVRAAADRGGAVLLVEQHVRDALEVADRAYVLSHGRVVLEGEARELRGRIGEIERTYLSSAELATD; the protein is encoded by the coding sequence ATGACGACCACTTCGGGTATCCCGGCGCCCCAGCCCGTCGGCAACGTCGGCTTATCGTCCGAACGCCCCTCGCCGCCGCGGCTGGAAACCCGCGACCTGTCGGTCGGCTACGGGTCCACTCCGGTGGTGCACGACCTGAATCTGGTGCTGCGGCCCGGGGAGGTCGTGGCGCTGCTCGGGGTCAACGGCGCGGGCAAGACGACCACGGTCCGGGCGTTGGCGGGGGAGCTGCGCCCGCTGCGCGGCGAGGTGCTGTTCGACGGGCGCCGCACGACCGCGCCGCTGCACCGGCGCGCCCGCGGCGGGTTGCGCTACATCACCGAGGAACGGTCGGTGTTCATGGACCTGTCGGCGGCCGACAACCTGCGCCTGGGCGGGGGTGAGCGCGAGCGGTGCCTGGAGCTGTTCCCGGAGCTGGCGCCGCTGCTGCCGCGCCGGGCGGGCCTGCTCTCCGGCGGCGAGCAGCAGATGCTCACCCTGGCACGCGCGCTCGCGGCCGACCCTCGGGTGCTGCTCGCCGACGAGCTCTCGCTCGGGCTCGCGCCGCTGGTTCTCGAGCGCCTTCTGCTGGCCGTGCGCGCGGCGGCGGACCGGGGCGGCGCGGTGCTCCTGGTCGAACAGCACGTCCGGGACGCCCTCGAGGTCGCCGACCGCGCGTACGTGCTCAGCCATGGGCGGGTGGTGCTGGAGGGCGAGGCCCGTGAGCTGCGCGGTCGCATCGGCGAGATCGAGCGGACCTACCTGTCGAGCGCCGAGCTGGCGACCGACTGA
- a CDS encoding ABC transporter substrate-binding protein — translation MVIGDLTSTIPFKVPEVVPVARGVLRGFPNVRIETCDAKGTSGGYQICARQAINEKVAGVIQGFVTAQDQTALTKAGIPVVGVSDDTSPNSFPVSSSFALYVSLGVGLAKTGCTKLGIVYLDGSDFLIDYIKRGFESRGGKEVARAPVAANAADLAPAVAKLTGAGATCVAVSLVPSGAAQALTALRQSGRTLTIGGISAIFNEDLLSSLGSLADGLIVVDSQLNTHDTAAAGIAKVQADARAVDSRTKLTEQAVVAWIAARLVGSALRSTTGEVTPASLTAALNGLHDVDLAGVVPPWTSQPLDNPSFRRVFNHYGINYEISGGKAVRKGDFYDIAPILRTK, via the coding sequence ATGGTGATCGGCGACCTGACCAGCACCATTCCCTTCAAGGTGCCGGAGGTCGTGCCGGTCGCGCGCGGGGTGCTCCGCGGTTTTCCCAACGTGCGGATCGAGACCTGCGACGCGAAGGGAACCTCCGGCGGCTATCAGATCTGCGCCCGGCAGGCGATCAACGAGAAGGTCGCCGGGGTGATCCAGGGCTTCGTCACCGCCCAGGACCAGACGGCGCTGACCAAGGCCGGGATCCCGGTGGTCGGGGTCAGCGACGACACGAGCCCCAACTCCTTCCCGGTCAGCTCGTCGTTCGCGCTCTACGTCTCCCTCGGGGTGGGCCTGGCCAAGACGGGCTGCACCAAGCTCGGCATCGTCTACCTCGACGGCTCGGACTTCCTCATCGACTACATCAAGCGGGGCTTCGAGTCCCGGGGCGGCAAGGAGGTCGCGCGGGCCCCGGTGGCGGCCAACGCCGCGGACCTGGCGCCCGCGGTCGCCAAGCTGACCGGCGCCGGCGCCACGTGCGTCGCCGTCAGCCTGGTCCCGAGCGGGGCGGCGCAGGCGCTCACCGCCCTGCGCCAGAGCGGCCGCACGCTCACGATCGGCGGCATCTCGGCCATCTTCAACGAGGACCTCCTCAGCTCGCTGGGCAGCCTCGCCGACGGCCTCATCGTCGTCGACAGCCAGCTCAACACCCACGACACCGCCGCCGCCGGGATCGCCAAGGTGCAGGCGGACGCCCGGGCCGTCGACTCCAGGACCAAGCTCACCGAGCAGGCCGTCGTCGCCTGGATCGCCGCGCGGCTCGTCGGGTCGGCGCTGCGCAGCACCACCGGCGAGGTCACGCCCGCCTCCCTCACCGCCGCACTCAACGGCCTGCACGACGTGGATCTCGCGGGCGTCGTCCCGCCCTGGACCTCGCAGCCGCTGGACAACCCGTCGTTCCGCCGGGTGTTCAACCACTACGGGATCAACTACGAGATCTCCGGCGGCAAGGCGGTTCGCAAGGGCGACTTCTACGACATCGCCCCGATCCTGCGAACCAAGTGA
- a CDS encoding SDR family NAD(P)-dependent oxidoreductase encodes MASGLGQAGRLAGRVAVVTGAGQGLGRAIAAALADEGAAVALLGRTESKVVDAAEELAGKGARVLALRCDVAERADAQAAVAATLAAFGGVDILVNNAQGGNNTVRIPTVDATDAELLESFETGPLGSVHMMQACFEALRDSGHGAVVNFGSGIGVRGAPGLLGYAMAKEAIGGLTKVTAIEWGRYGIRVNQVCPAAWSPAAEEYMKQSPERWELQRRQTPLRRLGDPYADIGRAIVSLVSDDMQYLTGATLMLDGGQILLR; translated from the coding sequence GTGGCCTCTGGGCTGGGTCAGGCCGGGCGGCTCGCCGGGCGGGTCGCCGTCGTCACCGGTGCGGGTCAGGGCCTGGGCCGGGCGATCGCCGCGGCGCTGGCCGACGAGGGCGCCGCGGTGGCCCTGCTCGGCCGCACCGAGTCGAAGGTGGTCGACGCCGCCGAGGAGCTGGCGGGCAAGGGCGCCCGGGTGCTGGCGCTGCGCTGCGACGTGGCCGAGCGGGCCGACGCGCAGGCCGCGGTCGCGGCGACGCTGGCCGCGTTCGGCGGGGTCGACATCCTCGTCAACAACGCCCAGGGCGGGAACAACACCGTGCGCATCCCCACGGTCGACGCCACCGACGCGGAGCTTCTCGAGTCCTTCGAGACCGGCCCGCTGGGCAGCGTCCACATGATGCAGGCCTGCTTCGAGGCGTTGCGGGACTCCGGCCACGGAGCGGTCGTCAACTTCGGGTCCGGGATCGGGGTGCGCGGCGCGCCCGGCCTGCTCGGGTACGCGATGGCGAAGGAGGCCATCGGCGGCCTGACGAAGGTCACCGCCATCGAGTGGGGCCGCTACGGGATCCGGGTGAACCAGGTCTGTCCGGCCGCGTGGTCGCCGGCGGCCGAGGAGTACATGAAGCAGAGCCCCGAGCGCTGGGAGCTGCAGCGCCGCCAGACTCCGCTGCGCCGGCTCGGCGACCCCTACGCCGACATCGGCCGGGCGATCGTCTCCCTGGTCAGCGACGACATGCAGTACCTGACCGGGGCGACGCTCATGCTCGACGGCGGCCAGATCCTGCTGCGCTGA
- a CDS encoding ArsR/SmtB family transcription factor: MGPQVTRSDPSGDELVQIMATLANPHRLRVLAALADERNYVSRLARDLDISRALLQVHLRKLEAAGLVTARLELSEDGKAMKFYEITAFVIQLTPRTIAQAARTLSPQEKGATA; the protein is encoded by the coding sequence ATGGGTCCGCAAGTGACGAGATCCGATCCCTCCGGGGACGAGCTGGTGCAGATCATGGCCACGCTCGCCAACCCGCACCGGCTGCGGGTCCTCGCGGCGCTGGCCGACGAGCGCAACTACGTGAGCCGGCTGGCCCGGGACCTGGACATCAGCCGGGCCCTGCTGCAGGTCCATCTGCGCAAGCTCGAGGCCGCCGGCCTCGTGACCGCCCGCCTTGAACTCTCGGAGGACGGCAAGGCGATGAAGTTCTACGAGATCACCGCGTTCGTGATCCAGCTGACCCCGCGGACCATCGCGCAGGCGGCCCGCACCCTCAGCCCACAGGAGAAGGGAGCAACGGCATGA